A region from the Corallococcus silvisoli genome encodes:
- a CDS encoding BlaI/MecI/CopY family transcriptional regulator yields the protein MKKPVGEQELAVLRYVAEHGPVTVGEVAERFGEAQGLARSTILTVMERLRLKGHLTRSKVDGVFQYASPVATQELLRDVVGTFVQRTLSGSLSPFVTYLSETEDVSDEELKQLQDVVARLRQKRKE from the coding sequence ATGAAGAAGCCGGTGGGAGAGCAGGAGCTGGCGGTGCTGCGGTACGTGGCCGAGCACGGACCCGTAACGGTGGGAGAGGTGGCGGAGCGCTTCGGTGAGGCGCAAGGGCTGGCGCGGTCCACCATCCTGACGGTGATGGAGCGGCTGCGGCTCAAGGGGCACCTGACCCGGAGCAAGGTGGACGGGGTGTTCCAGTACGCCTCGCCGGTGGCGACGCAGGAGCTGCTGCGCGACGTGGTGGGGACCTTCGTGCAGCGCACGCTCTCGGGGTCGCTGTCGCCGTTCGTGACGTACCTGTCCGAGACCGAGGACGTGTCCGACGAGGAGCTGAAGCAGCTCCAGGACGTCGTGGCCCGCCTGCGCCAGAAGCGGAAGGAGTGA